Genomic DNA from Roseimicrobium gellanilyticum:
AGCGGGTCATCGTGTCATTCGCGTCGAACTCGCTCACGAGACCCACGCTGATGCCAGCGACGGGGCGCTTGAGCGGCACACCGGCGTCGAGCAGGGCCATGACGCCGGAGCACACGGAGGCCATGGAGGTGGAACCGTTCGATTCCATCACTTCGCTGGACACGCGCACGGCGTAGGGGAAGTCTTCCGGAGCGGGCACCACGGGCTCCACGGAGCGCTCAGCGAGAGCGCCGTGACCGATTTCACGACGGTTCTGGCCACCGAAGCGACCGGTCTCACCCACGCTGAAGGGAGGGAAGTTGTAGTGCAGGATGAAGCGCTTCGTGTCTTCGCCACCGGCGTAGGTGTCGAGTTCCTGGGCTTCGTCGAGGGGAGCGAGCGTGGCCAGAGCCAGCGCCTGTGTCTCACCACGGGCGAAGAGGGCCGAGCCGTGCGAGCGGGGGATGAGACCCACTTCGCCGCTGATGTTGCGGAGCTGGTCGATCGCGCGACCGTCGCAGCGGGACTGCTTGTCCAGGATGGAGATGCGGAAGGCTTTCTTCTGCAGGTAGTCGAAGGCCTGGCTGATTTCGAAAGCACCGGCTTCGGGATACTTTGCCTTGATGGCGGCTTCCACTTCGTCACGCAGGGCGCCCACGGCTTTGCTGCGTTCGATTTTGCTGGGGCGGTAGAGCGCGCCTTCGATGCGGCTGCCTGCCACTTCGTAAGCCACTTCGAGGAGTTCATCCTTCACCAGCATGAGGTTCACCTGGCGCTTCTCTTTTCCGGCAAGGGTAGCGAGCTGCTCCTGTGCGGCCACGAGCACCTGCACCTGCTCCTGCGCGAAGGCGAGGGCAGCGATGAAGTCGGCCTCAGGAAGCTCCTGGGCGGCGCCTTCAATCATGATGACGTCGGTCTTGTTGCCCACGTACACGAGGTCGAGGTCGCTCTTGGCGCGGAGGGCGTGCGTGGGGTTCACCACGAACTGGCCATTCACGCGGCCCACACGCACGGCGCCCACAGGGCCGGCGAAGGGAATGTCAGACACGCACAGCGCGGCGGAGGCGCCATTGATCGCGAGGATGTCGGAGTCGTTTTCACCATCCGCGCTCAGCAGAAGGGCGACGACCTGGGTGTCGAAGTAATAACCCTTCGGGAAGAGCGGGCGCAGCGGGCGGTCCGTCATGCGGCAGGTGAGGATTTCCTTCTCGGTGGGGCGGCCTTCACGCTTGAAGTAGCCACCAGGGAACTTGCCGGCTGCAGCGGCCTTTTCCTTGTACTCGACGGAGAGGGGGAAGAAGTCCTGGCCTTCCTTCACCTTCGTGGCGGACACGGCGGTGACGATGACGATGGTGTCTCCCAGGCGCACGGTCACGGCGCCGTCAGCGAGCTTGGCCAGCTTGCCGGTTTCGATAAAGATGTCGCCGCCGGGAAGGCTTGCGGTGATGTTATGGATTGCCATAAAAGATACTTTCTTTTGTTCTGTGTTGTCTGTCTTGCTCGGGTGATGCCTCCGGCGGTCCATGGGTGCTCACGCGTGTACGTGCCTGAGCGGGTCGGATGAACTGGGGTTTTTGGCGGGACGAGGGCCGTGTGCCGGGGGCGTGGGGGTACGGGCAGGCATGAATGGCCTGCACCGAGGGGACCGCGTTGTCTTGAGATCAAGTCAATACGGGCGTCCGGGCGAGGGGGCAGCAGGCGGAAATGCAATGCTGCCTGGGCAGTGAACTGCCCGCCGGACATCGATCCTCACAAAGCAAAAAAGGCGGAACCGGTGACAGTCCCGCCTTTCGGCAAAGTTTAGCGGCGCAGCTTGAGCGCCTTGAGGATGGAATTGTAGCGCGGCTCCTCGGTACGCTTGAGGTAGTCGAGCAATTTGCGGCGGCGCGCGACCATCATGAGGAGGCCACGACGGGACGCATGATCCTTGGAGTGCGTGCCGAGGTGCTCGGTGAGATGGTTGATGCGGTCAGTCAGGCGCACGATCTGCACGTCTGCACTTCCGGTGTCCTTCTCATGGATCTGGAAGGGCTTCGTATCTGTGGTTGCGGCTTGGCTCATTAGATGGTTTGAATTCCGCCAACCTGGCGGTCAGGTTTTCCGTTTTGTGGAGCCGGGAAAAAGCCACGGAATGTAGTATTTGCAAGAAGAAATTCAGCCCTGCGAAGGGATTTTGAGAGGGCAGGGGAGGAACGGCCCGGTGGGTGGCGCGTGGCAGGCGAGTAGGTTGAGGGTGAACCGCTAATGAACACCAACGAGACACCAATAAAGTGCATTCGCTGGGGAAGGGCACCTCATAAGAGAGAGAACAGCACCGAGGGACGACAAGATAAGAAGGAGGTTAGGCGTCCTCGCCTGACAGCGGATGTTAGGGCGGTTTAAACAAAGTCGTGGCCTTGGATCAGGGGTGGCTTGCCGCACCGCGACCAGCGGTCGCAGCCACAGTGGTACCAAGACTTACTGCCGTGGCGGATGGTTCAGGCCGCAGCTGTGGCTGCGACCGCTGGTCGCGGTTGGGGTGGCGCGCCCCAATACGAAAATGGCTACACTGTAAATTGAACCGCTCTAGACCTCCGGTCTGACCAATAACGGTTACCACGATGCTCATCCTCTCCGGTGAAAAAGCGTGTCTCTCGAGCGCTTGCCGCACGCACTCCGCGGCGCAAAGCGTGCCTTCTACCTGCCAGATGAAAACAGACCCTGTGGTCCCTGTTTCATGCGGGTACGGTTTCCCTCTCCCTAGTCCTGACACACAAGGAAGTCAGGTCTCCAGACCGGACAGCGTCCGAAGGGTCTAAATAAATAGAGCGAGGAGAATCGTACACTTCCGGTCTACGCCGCCGCCTGCCTTTTGACCGGTAGGGGGCTGCTGCGTCGGCCTCCTAATTTTCGCGGGCGGAGGCGGTGTGGCACTTCGTGCAGCAACTCCCAGCACTCGGATGCCTCTCCCTCACCCAAACATTAGCGAAAATTAGTGTCCATTAGTGGTTCCTCCCCTCGTTCCACCTCATCGCTGCATCTCTCCATTTCATTGCCATTGCCACCATCCACCCATCCCATTAGCATCCCAGCCCATGCACCTCTCCAGCCTCTGGCACGCTCGCTTCCTTCCCGTCCTGCTGCTGCCGCTTTTCGCCAGCTCCCTGCTCGCGGAAACTCCCAAGCCCTCTGCGAAAACACCCGCCGCAGAAGCGGCGACCGCCACCACCCCCACCGCCACCACCCCCACCGGCACCACCCCCACCGGCACCAAGCGCCCGGACTCGGCGAAGTTCGCCAAGGACATCGCCAAGTTCGACGACGAGGAAAAATCCAGCACACCACCCCCGCGCGGCGGCATCGTGTTCACCGGCAGCTCCAGCGTCCGCATGTGGAAGAATCTCAAGACCGACTTCCCTGACCTCCCCGTCATCAATCGCGGCTTCGGCGGCTCCGTGGCGAATGACCTCCTCGTCTACTTCGACCGCGTCATTGCCCGCTATCAGCCCAAGGTCATCGTGCTCTACACCGGCAGCAACGACATCAATGCCAAGCTCACCCTGGACGAAGCCTACGCTGACTACACCAAGGTGCTCGACCTCATCCACGAAAAACTTCCCAACACCCGCGTGGTGGTGAATGCCGTGAAGTATTCCGAGAAGCGCATCGACCAGATGGACAAGGTCACTGCGCTCAACAAGAAGCTCGAAGCCTGGTGCAAGGAACACGACTGGTCCCGCTGGGTCGAGTCCGCTTCCCACCTCCTCGACAAAGACGGCAAGCCCCGTACCGCCGAGGTCTACCTGAAGGACAAGCTCCACCTCAATGAAAAAGGCTACGCCGAATGGAAAGCCATCCTCGACCCCGCCCTCCGCGAAGAGTGGACGAAGGCAAACGGCACTGCCACTGCCACTACCACCGCAAAGACCAAAGGCTCCTGATTCAGATTTCCGGTACCGTAGGTTGAAGTAGCGAGCGCCATCACCCAAGGAGTGGGGGTATTCCTGCCCCCATTTCCGGATGGCAGCCGACTAAATAAGGAATCTTGGGGCAGTTCCATCCCTCATCATTCATGCCGAACACCATTCTCTGCTCACGCCACTCCAACCAAGGGTTGAACCCGACTCGAAGTTGCAGTCTGAAGGACTGCGGGAGCCCAGCCCAGGGTTAGGGAGCCTAAGCGACCGACACCCTGGGTAGATGTAGAAAAAACTAGGACCCTGAAGGGGTCCAGGAGAAGATCGCACCACTC
This window encodes:
- a CDS encoding polyribonucleotide nucleotidyltransferase, with translation MAIHNITASLPGGDIFIETGKLAKLADGAVTVRLGDTIVIVTAVSATKVKEGQDFFPLSVEYKEKAAAAGKFPGGYFKREGRPTEKEILTCRMTDRPLRPLFPKGYYFDTQVVALLLSADGENDSDILAINGASAALCVSDIPFAGPVGAVRVGRVNGQFVVNPTHALRAKSDLDLVYVGNKTDVIMIEGAAQELPEADFIAALAFAQEQVQVLVAAQEQLATLAGKEKRQVNLMLVKDELLEVAYEVAGSRIEGALYRPSKIERSKAVGALRDEVEAAIKAKYPEAGAFEISQAFDYLQKKAFRISILDKQSRCDGRAIDQLRNISGEVGLIPRSHGSALFARGETQALALATLAPLDEAQELDTYAGGEDTKRFILHYNFPPFSVGETGRFGGQNRREIGHGALAERSVEPVVPAPEDFPYAVRVSSEVMESNGSTSMASVCSGVMALLDAGVPLKRPVAGISVGLVSEFDANDTMTRYLTMLDILGSEDHFGDMDFKLCGTELGVTGFQLDLKLPGIPLSILNEAIGKAKVGRTDILAIMNQAISEVKPLSSFAPRIEKTKINPDKIGELIGPGGKNIKAIQAESGADISISDDGTVLIYASSKEALERALELVNNTVGEVEVGRVYTGRIVSTTNFGAFMSLGGKKDGLIHISELADYRVERVEDVVRTGDTVTAKCIGVDDKGRVKMSRKAVLKEKDAAAKAEAGAA
- the rpsO gene encoding 30S ribosomal protein S15 → MSQAATTDTKPFQIHEKDTGSADVQIVRLTDRINHLTEHLGTHSKDHASRRGLLMMVARRRKLLDYLKRTEEPRYNSILKALKLRR
- a CDS encoding GDSL-type esterase/lipase family protein encodes the protein MHLSSLWHARFLPVLLLPLFASSLLAETPKPSAKTPAAEAATATTPTATTPTGTTPTGTKRPDSAKFAKDIAKFDDEEKSSTPPPRGGIVFTGSSSVRMWKNLKTDFPDLPVINRGFGGSVANDLLVYFDRVIARYQPKVIVLYTGSNDINAKLTLDEAYADYTKVLDLIHEKLPNTRVVVNAVKYSEKRIDQMDKVTALNKKLEAWCKEHDWSRWVESASHLLDKDGKPRTAEVYLKDKLHLNEKGYAEWKAILDPALREEWTKANGTATATTTAKTKGS